In Terriglobus aquaticus, the genomic window CGCGACGAACAAGTTGGAGGGCTATCGTTACGAAGACATGCCGCCCGACCAGGAGGCGTATCGCCTGGCCGTGCGCGCCCTGGACGCGATGGCACAGGAGATCTACGGGGCACCCTTCATCTCGCTCACCGTCACGTCGCAGGAACTCCTGCTCAAGTCGCTCAGCGAAGGCCATCCCGCGGGCGCGAAGGAGTTGTGGTCAACGCTCAATGTGAAGCGGTTCTGGACGCTGCTGGTCAGCGATGCCTGTGCCGCCTACTACGCGCATCCGTGGGCGTGGGATGAGATCGGCTTTGGCGGCCCGGCATATCCGCGCGGCTACATGCGCCTGGAGGCTGGCCGGCCCGAGCCTTGGGAGTTCAACGAAGAGCGCTATGGATGGACCGCACCGGCGGATTCCATCAGCGACTACGCAGACCCCGAAAGCGGTCACACAGCGTCCGCACACGGGCAGGCGGGAACGCACTGAGATAACCGACAATGACACTCATTGTTAGCACCGCAACCGGAGAAGTAACGCGTTGAACTGGCCGCACTCCAAATCGCCCCTCGGCGGAGCATTCGAAGAGCCCGAACATGATGGCATGCATCGCCTGGGGCCGATGCAACGCATCAGCATCCCGCGCCGCCGGTTTCGCGACGAGGACGTTGTCGACTACGTCATCGTTGGTGTGGGTTCGGCCGGCGGCGTTCTGCTGCAGCGCCTCGCCCGCGCCGGCTTCGATGTTGTGGGATTTGAAGCCGGGCCGTTCTGGGATACCGAGCGCGACTGGGTC contains:
- a CDS encoding gluconate 2-dehydrogenase subunit 3 family protein, translated to MSENKSPLTDPRTGEALPQRVQPGYYPKWRVMREYRYWDAATRDVVTQRLEAPKPLRFFTAEEAGVMEAVLDRILPQDDRLPAQRIPLLPVLDTRLATNKLEGYRYEDMPPDQEAYRLAVRALDAMAQEIYGAPFISLTVTSQELLLKSLSEGHPAGAKELWSTLNVKRFWTLLVSDACAAYYAHPWAWDEIGFGGPAYPRGYMRLEAGRPEPWEFNEERYGWTAPADSISDYADPESGHTASAHGQAGTH